A genomic region of Arachis stenosperma cultivar V10309 chromosome 9, arast.V10309.gnm1.PFL2, whole genome shotgun sequence contains the following coding sequences:
- the LOC130949843 gene encoding uncharacterized protein LOC130949843: protein MKTPYTACLNCILFEKKDLRGDETIVLTKECNDLVHNELLRKMPDPKSFQILCTTGKIALDKALYDLGLSLNMIHSSVMKKLGIQEAQATRITLQINDQSLRQPHEPVENVLVKVGELFFPLDFDMGEDATDSIILGTLLLATKRALIDVEQGEKALRLHEN, encoded by the coding sequence ATGAAGACCCCCTATACAGCCTGTCTAAATTGTATTCTTTTTGAAAAGAAGGACTTAAGGGGAGATGAGACTATAGTACTGACCAAAGAGTGCAATGATTTAGTCCATAATGAACTACTaaggaagatgccagatccaAAGAGCTTTCAGATTCTATGCACTACTGGAAAGATCGCTCTTGACAAAGCCCTGTATGATCTTGGCTTAAGTTTGAATATGATACATTCatctgtgatgaagaagttggGAATCCAAGAGGCACAAGCAACAAGGATTACCCTACAAATAAATGACCAGTCTTTGAGGCAACCACACGAGCCAGTGGAGAACGTACTGGTAAAGGTTGGAGAGCTCTTCTTCCCTTTAGATTTTGATATGGGAGAGGATGCGACTGACTCCATCATTCTCGGAACCTTACTCTTGGCCACTAAAAGAGCCCTGATAGATGTTGAGCAAGGAGAGAAGGCACTGAGGTTGCATGAGAACTAG